A genomic segment from Limosilactobacillus sp. encodes:
- the gatA gene encoding Asp-tRNA(Asn)/Glu-tRNA(Gln) amidotransferase subunit GatA yields the protein MDFYQTDLTQLHDDLVNKKISATELTKATFDHIKANDDQVKAFLTLNEDAAMKRAAEIDNAGVSAQQLVSGVPLAVKDNILTKGLKTTAASKILENFNPVYDATVVERLNQAGFINVGKTNLDEFAMGSSTENSAFFTTHNPWDLTRVPGGSSGGSAAAVAAGDVLGALGTDTGGSIRMPASFNGVVGMKPTYGRVSRWGIIAFGSSFDQVGWLTRTVKDNAYLTSLIAGNDEHDMTSSLKEVPDWAANLNDSTSVKGLRIAVPKEYFDDLDEDVHEVIKAALDHLESLGAVIDEVTLPHTKYGVPAYYILASSEASSNLQRYDGIRYGYRAKDVKNLEDVYVRSRTEGFGEEVKRRIMLGTFSLSAGFYDAYFNKAAKVRRLIAQDFDDVFKDHDLILGATGASTAFKIGAEVDDPKKMYMNDVLTVPVNMAGLPSMSVPAGFSSKNGMPVGLQIIGKPFDEQTIYNAGYVFEQTTDFHKKAPKLGGQN from the coding sequence ATGGATTTCTATCAAACCGATCTGACCCAGTTGCATGACGACCTGGTCAACAAGAAGATCAGCGCCACCGAACTGACGAAGGCCACCTTTGACCACATCAAGGCCAACGACGACCAGGTCAAGGCCTTCTTGACCCTGAACGAGGACGCCGCCATGAAGCGGGCAGCAGAGATTGACAACGCGGGCGTGAGCGCCCAGCAACTGGTCTCCGGGGTGCCGTTGGCGGTTAAGGATAACATCTTGACCAAGGGCCTGAAGACGACGGCCGCTTCCAAGATCCTGGAAAACTTCAACCCAGTTTATGACGCCACGGTGGTGGAACGGCTGAACCAGGCCGGCTTCATCAACGTTGGGAAGACCAACCTGGATGAATTTGCCATGGGTTCCTCGACGGAAAACTCCGCCTTCTTCACCACCCACAACCCGTGGGACCTGACCCGGGTACCCGGCGGTTCTTCAGGTGGTTCCGCGGCGGCCGTTGCGGCAGGCGACGTTCTCGGGGCACTGGGGACCGATACCGGTGGTTCCATCCGGATGCCAGCCTCCTTCAACGGCGTGGTCGGCATGAAGCCAACCTATGGCCGTGTTTCCCGGTGGGGGATCATTGCCTTTGGTTCCAGCTTTGACCAGGTCGGCTGGTTGACCCGGACCGTCAAGGACAATGCCTACCTGACGAGCCTGATTGCCGGCAACGACGAGCACGACATGACCTCCTCATTGAAGGAAGTGCCAGACTGGGCTGCCAACTTGAACGACAGCACGAGCGTCAAGGGTCTGCGGATTGCCGTACCGAAGGAATACTTCGATGACCTTGACGAGGACGTTCACGAAGTTATCAAGGCCGCCCTCGACCACCTCGAATCCCTCGGGGCAGTCATCGACGAAGTCACCCTGCCACACACTAAGTACGGGGTTCCGGCTTACTACATCCTGGCCTCATCCGAAGCCAGCTCCAACCTGCAGCGTTACGACGGGATTCGTTACGGCTACCGGGCCAAGGATGTTAAGAACCTGGAAGACGTTTACGTTCGTTCCCGGACGGAAGGCTTCGGTGAAGAAGTCAAGCGGCGGATTATGCTGGGGACCTTCTCCCTGTCCGCCGGGTTCTACGACGCCTACTTCAACAAGGCGGCCAAGGTTCGTCGCCTGATCGCCCAGGACTTTGACGATGTCTTCAAGGACCACGACCTGATCCTCGGGGCTACCGGCGCTTCGACGGCCTTCAAGATTGGTGCCGAAGTTGACGATCCAAAGAAGATGTACATGAACGATGTCCTGACCGTCCCAGTTAACATGGCCGGTCTGCCATCGATGTCCGTTCCGGCCGGCTTCTCCAGCAAGAACGGGATGCCAGTTGGCCTGCAGATCATCGGGAAGCCGTTCGACGAGCAGACCATCTACAACGCTGGTTACGTCTTTGAACAAACCACTGACTTTCACAAGAAAGCACCAAAGTTAGGGGGGCAAAACTAA
- the rlmD gene encoding 23S rRNA (uracil(1939)-C(5))-methyltransferase RlmD: protein MKVQVPVHKNNDYQGTVVDLTYQGNGVVKVDDFPVFVPNALPGEQVTIRVTKVTRNFAWGRVMEWQTKSPDRVDVKDKAYIQTGIAPLGHLKYAAQLKFKQHQIEELLEKAHLDEIKVLPTMGMDTPYHYRNKAQVPVKTVRGQLETGFYKRGSHTLVPIEDFYIQDPKIDQAIVVVRDLLRKYHVTPYDERTGKGVIRTVMVRRGYYSHEMMVVLVTNTKRLPMEEQIVDGIVAGVPEVKSIVQNINDKKTNRLLGDTDKTLWGASEIHDQLLGIDFAISPLSFYQVNPQQTERLYQTAIDNAGLDGSQTVIDAYCGIGTISLAVAKHAKQVYGVEIVPAAIDDAKHNAKRNGIKNAKFVVGKAEEQFAKWQAAGLKPDVVIVDPPRKGLAESLIEATGEMGPQKVIYVSCNPATLVRDIQRFAEVGYHVTKPIQPVDQFPQTTHVESVTVLERTEK from the coding sequence ATGAAGGTTCAAGTACCAGTACATAAAAACAATGATTATCAGGGCACCGTGGTTGATCTGACCTACCAGGGCAACGGGGTGGTCAAGGTCGACGACTTCCCGGTCTTCGTGCCCAACGCCCTGCCCGGGGAACAGGTGACGATCAGGGTGACCAAGGTGACGCGTAACTTTGCCTGGGGGCGGGTGATGGAGTGGCAGACTAAGAGCCCGGACCGGGTCGACGTCAAGGACAAGGCCTACATCCAGACCGGGATTGCGCCGCTGGGGCACCTGAAGTATGCGGCCCAGCTGAAGTTTAAGCAGCATCAGATTGAGGAGCTGCTGGAGAAGGCCCACCTCGATGAGATCAAGGTGCTGCCGACGATGGGGATGGACACGCCCTACCACTACCGGAACAAGGCCCAGGTGCCGGTGAAGACGGTGCGGGGCCAGCTGGAGACTGGCTTCTACAAGCGGGGCAGCCACACCCTGGTGCCGATTGAGGACTTCTACATCCAGGATCCGAAGATTGACCAGGCGATTGTGGTGGTGCGGGACCTTCTGCGCAAGTACCACGTGACGCCGTACGACGAGCGGACCGGCAAGGGCGTCATCCGGACGGTGATGGTGCGCCGCGGTTACTATAGTCACGAGATGATGGTGGTGCTGGTCACCAACACGAAGCGCCTGCCGATGGAGGAACAGATTGTCGACGGAATCGTGGCCGGGGTGCCGGAAGTCAAGTCGATTGTCCAAAACATCAACGACAAGAAGACCAACCGCTTGCTCGGCGACACCGACAAGACGCTGTGGGGCGCCAGTGAGATCCACGACCAGTTATTGGGGATCGACTTTGCGATTTCGCCGCTGTCCTTCTACCAGGTTAACCCGCAACAGACTGAGCGCCTCTACCAGACGGCAATCGACAATGCGGGGTTGGACGGCAGTCAGACGGTGATCGACGCCTATTGTGGGATCGGAACGATTTCGCTGGCGGTGGCTAAGCACGCCAAGCAGGTCTACGGGGTTGAGATTGTCCCGGCAGCGATTGACGATGCCAAGCACAATGCTAAACGCAACGGAATCAAGAACGCCAAGTTTGTCGTCGGCAAGGCGGAGGAGCAGTTTGCCAAGTGGCAGGCGGCGGGCCTGAAGCCGGATGTCGTGATCGTGGACCCGCCGCGTAAGGGCCTGGCGGAATCGCTGATTGAAGCAACCGGCGAGATGGGACCGCAAAAGGTGATCTACGTTTCCTGCAACCCGGCGACCCTGGTGCGCGATATTCAGCGTTTTGCTGAGGTCGGCTACCATGTGACGAAGCCGATTCAGCCGGTGGATCAGTTCCCGCAGACTACGCATGTCGAGAGCGTTACAGTCCTTGAACGTACAGAAAAATAG
- a CDS encoding cold-shock protein — translation MQNGTVKWFNADKGYGFISGSDGKDVFVHFSSIKTNGFKSLEEGQKVSYDVEQADRGPQATNVVPQ, via the coding sequence ATGCAAAATGGTACTGTAAAATGGTTTAATGCTGATAAGGGCTATGGGTTTATCTCTGGTTCAGATGGTAAAGATGTATTCGTACACTTTTCATCAATTAAAACTAACGGTTTTAAGAGTCTTGAGGAAGGGCAAAAAGTTAGTTACGATGTTGAACAAGCCGATCGAGGACCTCAAGCGACTAATGTTGTTCCACAATAA
- a CDS encoding diacylglycerol kinase encodes MRKRARVIYNPTSGREALRSDLVDILAIYEQAGYETSAFATTPAPNSAKNEARRAAEEGFDLIVAAGGDGTLNEVVNGIAGLEHRPTMAIIPAGTTNDYARALRIPRDDPIAAAKLILRKNKKFKIDIGQAGENYFMNIAAGGTLTELTYDVPSQMKSLFGYAAYLAKGAELLPRIKPVDVDIKYDGQEYRGQASTLFLALTNSVGGFEQIVPDAALDDGKFTMIIVKKSGLVDMMSLMAKALQGKHIGDPGIIYAKATDVEVTPLNPDDRLMINLDGEYGGDAPMKFHDLKQHIEVIANLDEIPDDAITESADFKRVEKDFVEGVDKMNQEEKK; translated from the coding sequence ATGCGAAAACGAGCACGAGTAATTTATAACCCGACTTCCGGCCGGGAAGCCCTGCGCAGCGACCTGGTTGACATCCTGGCGATCTACGAGCAGGCCGGTTACGAAACCAGTGCCTTTGCGACCACACCGGCGCCGAACTCAGCGAAGAACGAGGCACGGCGGGCGGCCGAGGAGGGCTTTGACCTGATCGTGGCCGCCGGTGGTGACGGGACGTTAAACGAGGTGGTCAACGGGATCGCCGGGCTGGAACACCGACCGACAATGGCGATCATTCCGGCCGGGACGACCAACGATTACGCGCGGGCACTGCGGATTCCGCGTGATGATCCGATCGCGGCGGCCAAGCTGATCTTGCGCAAGAACAAGAAGTTCAAGATCGACATTGGCCAGGCTGGCGAGAACTACTTCATGAATATCGCCGCCGGGGGGACGCTGACGGAGCTGACCTACGACGTGCCATCCCAGATGAAGTCGCTCTTTGGCTACGCCGCCTACCTTGCCAAGGGGGCGGAACTCCTGCCACGGATCAAGCCGGTTGACGTCGACATCAAGTACGATGGTCAGGAGTACCGGGGCCAGGCCTCGACGCTCTTCCTCGCCCTGACGAATTCGGTCGGGGGCTTCGAGCAGATCGTGCCGGACGCCGCCTTGGATGACGGGAAGTTCACCATGATCATCGTCAAGAAGAGCGGTCTGGTCGACATGATGAGCCTGATGGCCAAGGCCCTGCAGGGGAAGCACATTGGCGACCCCGGCATCATCTACGCCAAGGCAACCGACGTCGAGGTGACGCCACTGAACCCGGATGATCGCTTGATGATCAACCTCGACGGGGAATACGGTGGTGACGCGCCGATGAAGTTCCACGACCTGAAGCAGCACATTGAGGTAATCGCCAACCTAGACGAGATTCCGGACGACGCGATCACCGAATCGGCGGACTTCAAGCGGGTCGAGAAGGACTTCGTTGAGGGTGTCGACAAGATGAACCAAGAAGAGAAAAAGTAA
- the gatB gene encoding Asp-tRNA(Asn)/Glu-tRNA(Gln) amidotransferase subunit GatB: MNFQTTIGLEVHVELKTNSKIYSPSPVEYGDQPNENTNVIDWGYPGVLPTLNKGVVRDGIMAGLALHAQIAHHMHFDRKNYFYPDNPKAYQITQSDTPIAHDGWIEIEVDGKKKKIGIEEMHIEEDAGKNTHTSKYSYVDLNRQGTPLIEIVSKPDIASPEEAVAYLEALRQRIQFTGISDVKMEEGSMRVDTNISIRPVGSDKFGTKTEMKNINSFNYVRKALAYEEKRHQNLLMSGGHIAQETRRYDEPTGTTVAMRSKEGADDYRYFPEPDIPDLNVSDEWIQEIASEMPVMPGERRKHYVDDLGLTDYDAMVLTQTKEMSDFFEEAVKDGGDPKRLANYLMNDVNSYMNDNHVDLQDTKLTPANLAGMVKLIEDGTISSKMAKKVFKGIMNGEEPNAYAKEHGLVQLSDPAQLQPIVDDVLANNQQSIDDYKNGKNRAFGFLMGQIMKQTHGKANPQMVTQLLKKSLANI; encoded by the coding sequence ATGAACTTTCAAACTACGATCGGGCTCGAAGTCCACGTTGAATTAAAGACCAATTCCAAGATCTACAGTCCATCACCGGTTGAGTATGGTGACCAGCCAAACGAAAACACCAACGTGATCGACTGGGGATACCCCGGCGTATTGCCAACCCTGAACAAGGGCGTTGTGCGTGACGGGATCATGGCCGGGCTGGCACTGCACGCCCAGATTGCCCACCACATGCACTTCGACCGGAAGAACTACTTCTACCCGGACAACCCGAAGGCCTACCAGATCACCCAGTCCGACACGCCAATCGCCCACGACGGCTGGATCGAGATCGAGGTCGACGGCAAAAAGAAGAAGATCGGGATCGAAGAGATGCACATCGAAGAGGATGCCGGGAAGAACACCCACACCAGCAAGTACTCCTACGTTGACCTGAACCGGCAGGGGACGCCACTGATCGAAATCGTCTCCAAGCCGGACATCGCTTCCCCAGAAGAAGCGGTCGCCTACCTGGAAGCCCTGCGCCAGCGGATCCAGTTCACCGGGATCTCCGACGTGAAGATGGAAGAAGGGTCGATGCGTGTCGACACCAACATCTCCATCCGGCCGGTGGGCTCCGACAAGTTCGGGACCAAGACCGAAATGAAGAACATCAACTCCTTCAACTACGTCCGCAAGGCCCTGGCCTACGAAGAAAAGCGGCACCAGAACCTCCTGATGTCCGGTGGCCACATCGCCCAGGAAACGCGGCGTTACGATGAACCAACCGGGACGACGGTTGCCATGCGGTCCAAGGAAGGGGCCGACGACTACCGTTACTTCCCAGAACCAGATATTCCGGACTTGAACGTCAGCGACGAATGGATTCAGGAGATTGCTTCCGAAATGCCAGTCATGCCGGGTGAACGGCGCAAGCACTACGTCGACGATCTCGGGCTGACCGACTACGACGCCATGGTCCTGACCCAGACCAAGGAAATGTCCGACTTCTTCGAGGAAGCGGTCAAGGACGGCGGTGACCCGAAGCGCCTGGCCAACTACCTGATGAACGACGTGAACTCCTACATGAACGACAACCACGTCGACCTGCAGGATACCAAGCTGACGCCGGCCAACCTGGCGGGGATGGTTAAGCTGATCGAAGACGGCACGATTTCCTCTAAGATGGCCAAGAAGGTCTTCAAGGGAATCATGAACGGCGAGGAACCAAATGCCTACGCCAAGGAACACGGCCTGGTTCAGCTGTCCGACCCAGCCCAGCTGCAGCCAATCGTTGACGATGTCCTGGCCAACAACCAGCAGTCAATCGACGATTACAAGAACGGGAAGAACCGGGCATTCGGTTTCCTGATGGGTCAGATCATGAAGCAGACCCACGGGAAGGCCAACCCACAGATGGTTACCCAGCTGCTGAAGAAGTCACTGGCCAACATCTAA
- a CDS encoding IS30 family transposase: MTHLNDTMSTILLTTHKKNAHLTKEERVMIATLKSQGLSNRAIGRQLGVNHQTINNELNRGTVRQLRRQKSNGKIYEYSYYIYSYEAGQATYLEHHRHSGRRRLYYSSKQFLRLADQLMLGEFDDHHYSPQAVIYKARDLMNDGTLIPKSVVTLYQWINEGVLRTSNLDLFEKPKRKHHQTHPQAKRCLGPNIAQRPQTADQRSEIGHWELDTVQGQKNGNDSVVLVMTDRLSRVNITSKIAGKTAHAVNQFFINLRQKMGTDAYYRIFKTITSDNGSEFSELTQVHDHVFYADPYSPWERGSNEINNRFLRKEITKGEAINNYSSAQIIATNDWMNHYPRAMFNGHSSMDIYRKAFYQEISQLHQPIINWSVLFI; this comes from the coding sequence ATGACGCACTTAAATGATACCATGTCTACTATTTTATTGACTACTCATAAAAAGAATGCTCATCTTACTAAAGAAGAACGTGTGATGATTGCGACTTTAAAGTCGCAAGGACTTTCCAATCGCGCAATTGGTCGCCAATTAGGAGTTAATCATCAAACAATTAATAACGAGCTCAACCGTGGTACGGTCCGCCAACTTCGTCGTCAAAAATCTAATGGTAAGATTTACGAATATTCTTACTACATCTATAGTTATGAAGCTGGTCAGGCCACATATCTTGAACATCACCGCCATTCTGGTCGTCGTCGCTTATATTATTCTTCAAAGCAATTTTTACGATTAGCTGATCAGCTAATGCTTGGTGAGTTTGACGACCACCATTACTCCCCACAAGCGGTTATTTATAAGGCTCGAGATTTAATGAATGATGGCACCCTGATCCCAAAGTCGGTTGTAACTTTATATCAATGGATTAATGAGGGTGTGCTTCGTACGTCCAATTTAGACCTCTTTGAAAAACCTAAACGTAAGCATCATCAAACTCATCCGCAAGCTAAAAGGTGCTTAGGGCCTAATATTGCTCAACGACCTCAAACTGCGGACCAACGGTCCGAAATTGGCCATTGGGAACTGGATACAGTTCAGGGACAGAAAAACGGTAATGACAGTGTTGTACTAGTAATGACTGATCGCCTTTCACGAGTTAATATCACGAGTAAAATTGCTGGTAAAACTGCGCATGCAGTAAATCAGTTCTTTATAAATTTGCGCCAGAAAATGGGCACAGATGCTTACTATCGCATTTTTAAGACAATAACCTCTGACAACGGTTCAGAATTTAGTGAGTTAACACAAGTTCACGATCATGTTTTCTATGCTGATCCGTATTCCCCTTGGGAACGTGGATCCAATGAGATCAATAACCGGTTTCTCCGCAAGGAGATTACCAAAGGTGAAGCTATAAATAACTATAGTAGTGCTCAGATCATAGCGACTAATGATTGGATGAATCACTATCCACGAGCTATGTTTAATGGACATTCGTCAATGGATATCTATCGTAAGGCCTTCTACCAAGAGATATCACAGCTCCATCAACCAATAATCAATTGGTCAGTATTATTTATTTGA
- the gatC gene encoding Asp-tRNA(Asn)/Glu-tRNA(Gln) amidotransferase subunit GatC — protein MASKITEQQVQHVAELAKLEFPKDELGQFTTQLGNIIDMFEDLQAVDTDGVEPMTSATDRVNVMREDKAVRSSKEEREAIFKNAPDADDGYIRVPAIIDESEDGE, from the coding sequence ATGGCCAGTAAAATCACTGAGCAACAGGTACAACACGTTGCTGAACTTGCCAAGCTTGAATTCCCGAAGGACGAGCTTGGTCAGTTTACCACTCAATTAGGAAACATTATCGACATGTTCGAAGACCTCCAGGCGGTTGATACCGATGGCGTCGAGCCAATGACGTCAGCAACCGACCGGGTAAACGTCATGCGCGAAGACAAGGCCGTTAGATCATCGAAGGAAGAACGGGAAGCGATCTTTAAGAACGCACCGGACGCGGATGACGGCTACATTAGAGTTCCAGCAATCATTGACGAAAGTGAGGACGGCGAATAA